A window from Hoeflea sp. IMCC20628 encodes these proteins:
- a CDS encoding FkbM family methyltransferase, producing the protein MALGKEPIDIARGGIRYRLSPSMNVAERGIMLNPLYQEGSLCFLRERLQQGGQMVDCGANVGQFSLVGGQIVGPSGKVLAVEASVAMATRLDVNIVLSKMEGIVTVAKVAVGDKEGVIPFEVNENDGALSRASATGSHIVPMRPLLKLVEEAGLSRIDLLKIDVEGMEDKVLIPFFRDAPTRMWPDHVIIEDELSDQWDKDMSQFLTERGYVEAARRTAGNAFFSLQKQDNSDG; encoded by the coding sequence ATGGCGCTCGGCAAGGAGCCGATCGACATTGCGCGTGGAGGTATTCGCTACCGGCTCAGCCCTTCCATGAATGTGGCGGAGCGGGGGATCATGCTCAATCCGCTTTATCAGGAGGGCAGTTTGTGCTTCCTGCGCGAGCGGTTGCAGCAAGGCGGCCAGATGGTTGATTGTGGTGCCAATGTCGGACAGTTCAGTCTTGTTGGCGGACAGATCGTTGGCCCATCCGGCAAGGTGTTGGCGGTGGAAGCTTCCGTTGCCATGGCTACCCGTCTGGATGTGAATATCGTGCTGTCGAAAATGGAAGGGATCGTCACGGTGGCAAAGGTTGCTGTTGGTGACAAGGAAGGCGTGATCCCCTTCGAGGTCAACGAGAACGACGGCGCCTTGTCGCGCGCCAGCGCGACCGGTAGCCATATCGTTCCCATGCGACCGTTGCTGAAATTGGTCGAAGAGGCGGGGTTGTCGCGGATCGATTTGCTGAAGATCGATGTGGAAGGGATGGAGGACAAGGTCCTGATCCCTTTCTTTCGGGATGCCCCGACGCGGATGTGGCCGGATCATGTTATTATTGAAGACGAATTGTCAGATCAGTGGGACAAGGACATGTCGCAATTTCTGACAGAGCGCGGATATGTAGAAGCTGCCCGGCGCACCGCGGGCAATGCGTTCTTCTCTTTGCAAAAACAGGACAACTCGGATGGTTGA
- a CDS encoding succinate dehydrogenase iron-sulfur subunit codes for MVELTLPKNSQPKPGKTWPKPEGAKNTREFKIYRWSPDDAENPRIDTFHIDMDDCGPMVLDGLLWIKNKIDATLTLRRSCREGICGSCAMNIDGTNTLACTKGLDEIDGAVKVYPLPHLPVVKDLVPDLTHFYAQHRSIEPWLKTVSPTPEKEWKQSHEDRAKLDGLYECILCACCSTSCPSYWWNGDRYLGPAVLLQAYRWLIDSRDEATGERLDDLEDPFRLYRCHTIMNCAQTCPKGLNPAKAIAEIKKMMVERRV; via the coding sequence ATGGTTGAACTTACACTCCCGAAGAACTCGCAGCCGAAGCCGGGCAAGACCTGGCCGAAGCCGGAAGGTGCCAAGAACACCCGCGAATTCAAGATTTACCGCTGGTCGCCGGATGATGCCGAAAACCCGCGCATCGACACGTTCCATATCGATATGGATGATTGCGGGCCGATGGTGCTCGATGGTCTGTTGTGGATCAAGAACAAGATCGACGCGACGCTGACGCTGAGGCGCTCCTGCCGTGAGGGCATCTGCGGTTCCTGCGCCATGAACATCGACGGCACCAACACGCTGGCCTGCACCAAGGGTCTCGACGAGATCGACGGTGCGGTGAAGGTCTATCCGCTGCCGCATCTGCCGGTGGTCAAGGATCTGGTGCCGGATCTGACGCATTTTTACGCCCAGCACCGCTCGATCGAGCCTTGGTTGAAAACCGTCTCTCCGACTCCGGAGAAGGAATGGAAGCAGAGCCACGAAGACCGGGCCAAGCTTGATGGTCTTTACGAGTGCATCCTGTGCGCCTGCTGCTCGACCTCGTGTCCGAGCTACTGGTGGAATGGCGACCGCTATCTTGGTCCCGCCGTGCTGCTGCAGGCCTATCGCTGGCTGATCGACTCACGCGATGAAGCCACCGGCGAGCGTCTCGACGATCTCGAGGATCCGTTCCGGCTCTATCGCTGCCACACCATCATGAACTGCGCGCAAACCTGCCCCAAGGGTCTCAATCCCGCCAAGGCAATTGCCGAAATCAAGAAGATGATGGTCGAGCGCCGGGTCTAG
- the creD gene encoding cell envelope integrity protein CreD has product MSTQPPSAVQGALRSPGVKFFVIGLIGFFLLIPASMVWMLVTERQDRAAGAQAEVAQSWGGEQTLGGVFISVPYETQQEMHTTKGVVVQQVRKTAIFLPEEITYTVGSKSDERKRGIFTVPVYDASVQVSGRFKRPAPGDIGHLVDADMDWSEAVLVMPVSDPRAIRAGAKAEIDGRSRTIEPGTALPNRTVQKGVHIGKLFEDTPSGFSFRLEFGLKGSTSFAVVPGARTTRVEIASDWAHPSFSGAYLPDSSTISEDGFAADWTVPHLALSMPLAFDAGMETRFGLSSDQSLGVRFYQPVDHYALVDRAIKYAVLFIGSIFITVFVLETRSGRAVHGAQYALMGLALVLFYVLLLALAEHIGFMLAYGVAGLATTILVSTYCARLLDSRWLGALIAGLLTTVFGLLYLFLQMQDFALLAGAIFAFVVLAAVMFSTASLDWSGRGSANPVAPPLGEGAAES; this is encoded by the coding sequence ATGTCAACGCAACCTCCTTCCGCAGTGCAGGGCGCGCTTCGCAGCCCGGGTGTAAAGTTCTTCGTCATCGGACTGATCGGATTCTTTCTTCTGATTCCGGCCTCGATGGTCTGGATGCTGGTCACCGAGCGGCAGGACCGCGCCGCTGGAGCGCAAGCCGAGGTGGCGCAAAGCTGGGGCGGCGAGCAAACGCTGGGCGGGGTGTTCATTTCCGTGCCCTACGAGACGCAGCAGGAGATGCACACCACCAAGGGCGTTGTTGTCCAGCAGGTCCGCAAAACCGCAATCTTCCTGCCCGAAGAAATCACCTACACTGTCGGGTCCAAGTCTGATGAACGCAAGCGCGGCATCTTCACCGTGCCGGTCTATGATGCGAGTGTTCAGGTCTCGGGCCGGTTCAAACGGCCCGCTCCCGGTGACATCGGTCATCTTGTTGATGCGGATATGGATTGGAGCGAGGCCGTTCTTGTCATGCCGGTGTCCGATCCCCGCGCCATTCGCGCCGGCGCCAAGGCCGAAATCGATGGCCGGTCCCGGACCATCGAGCCCGGAACCGCCTTGCCGAACCGCACGGTGCAGAAAGGCGTTCACATCGGCAAACTATTCGAAGACACGCCATCCGGCTTCAGCTTCCGGCTGGAGTTTGGCCTGAAAGGCTCCACCTCGTTTGCCGTTGTGCCGGGTGCGCGCACCACCCGTGTCGAAATCGCCTCGGACTGGGCCCACCCCAGCTTCAGCGGCGCTTATCTGCCTGACAGTTCAACAATTTCAGAGGACGGGTTTGCGGCTGACTGGACGGTGCCGCATCTGGCGTTGTCGATGCCGCTGGCGTTCGACGCAGGAATGGAGACCCGGTTCGGATTGAGTTCCGACCAGAGTCTTGGCGTGCGATTTTACCAGCCGGTCGATCACTACGCTTTGGTGGATCGGGCAATCAAATATGCGGTGCTGTTCATCGGCTCGATCTTTATCACCGTGTTTGTGCTCGAGACCCGTTCCGGCCGGGCGGTGCACGGCGCGCAATATGCTTTGATGGGTCTGGCGCTGGTGCTGTTTTACGTTCTGCTTCTGGCGCTGGCCGAGCATATCGGCTTCATGCTGGCCTATGGCGTGGCCGGGCTGGCGACCACGATACTGGTCTCGACCTATTGTGCCCGGCTGCTGGACAGCCGGTGGCTCGGAGCGTTGATTGCGGGGCTGCTGACCACCGTGTTCGGGCTGCTCTATCTGTTTCTGCAGATGCAGGATTTTGCCCTGCTGGCAGGCGCCATCTTCGCCTTCGTGGTGCTGGCGGCGGTGATGTTCTCCACTGCCTCGCTTGACTGGTCGGGCCGGGGCAGCGCCAACCCGGTGGCGCCCCCGTTGGGCGAGGGTGCGGCAGAGAGTTGA
- a CDS encoding aminotransferase class I/II-fold pyridoxal phosphate-dependent enzyme, translating to MTLPNDLKPSTIAAQAGGAIDLPSGGVVPPLQPSTTFLRDEDYALVNPDNIYLRDNSDIVRIAETVLARLEGAEEALLFPSGMAAIAALFRTLPNGAVILVQSGIYWGTTKWLRDFSARRQIALHEVDAADTGALEQACAEHMPDLVFIETPSNPWLKTVDIAHAATCAHAAGGLLAVDSTAATPILQRPLEHGADIVMHSATKAINGHSDVLAGVLATSAPAAKIWTDIKADRHDAGAVIGPFEAWLLLRGMRTLPLRVERMCRSTQKIAEYLEAHPKVADVYYPGLKSHPGHEIAAKQMQGGFGCLFSFLVKGGGTEALAVVGKLKLFHRATSLGGVESLVEHRHTIEPHTGIPESLIRVSVGIEDAGDLMADLAQALG from the coding sequence ATGACGCTCCCCAATGATCTCAAGCCCTCCACAATCGCAGCCCAGGCCGGCGGCGCCATTGACCTGCCATCCGGCGGGGTGGTGCCGCCACTGCAGCCGTCGACCACCTTCCTGCGCGACGAGGATTACGCGCTGGTCAATCCGGACAATATCTATCTGCGCGACAATTCCGACATCGTCCGCATCGCCGAAACCGTCTTGGCGCGGCTCGAAGGCGCCGAGGAAGCGCTGCTGTTTCCCTCCGGCATGGCGGCGATTGCGGCCTTGTTCCGCACCTTGCCGAACGGGGCGGTGATCTTGGTGCAATCCGGCATCTACTGGGGCACCACCAAATGGCTGAGGGATTTTTCTGCCCGCCGCCAGATTGCCCTGCACGAGGTCGACGCCGCCGATACTGGCGCGCTCGAACAGGCCTGCGCGGAGCACATGCCGGACCTCGTATTCATCGAAACACCCTCGAATCCCTGGCTCAAGACCGTCGACATCGCCCATGCGGCCACATGCGCCCATGCCGCCGGCGGTCTGCTGGCAGTCGATTCCACCGCCGCCACACCGATCCTGCAGCGGCCGCTGGAACACGGCGCCGACATCGTCATGCATTCGGCCACCAAGGCGATCAACGGCCATTCCGATGTGCTCGCCGGCGTGCTCGCCACGTCCGCACCCGCGGCCAAGATCTGGACCGACATCAAGGCCGACCGCCACGACGCCGGCGCCGTGATCGGACCATTCGAAGCCTGGCTGCTGCTGCGCGGCATGCGTACCTTGCCGCTCAGGGTGGAGCGCATGTGCCGCTCGACGCAAAAAATCGCCGAGTATCTCGAAGCCCACCCCAAAGTGGCCGACGTCTATTATCCCGGCCTCAAAAGCCATCCCGGCCACGAGATTGCAGCTAAGCAGATGCAGGGCGGCTTCGGTTGCCTGTTCTCATTCCTGGTCAAGGGTGGTGGAACCGAAGCGCTCGCCGTCGTCGGCAAGCTCAAGCTGTTTCACCGCGCCACTTCGCTCGGCGGCGTCGAAAGTCTGGTCGAACACCGCCACACCATCGAACCCCACACCGGCATTCCCGAAAGTCTGATCCGCGTATCGGTAGGCATCGAGGATGCAGGCGATCTGATGGCTGATCTGGCGCAAGCACTGGGCTGA
- a CDS encoding NAD(P)-dependent alcohol dehydrogenase has translation MKAITYRNYGPPAVLTLTDRPKPYPKPDEVLVRVHATSVTAADYRARSLDMPAGFGLIGRLVFGLFRPRRQVLGAQFAGVVEAVGADVTSFKPGDRVFAYPGAGFGGYADYAVISQTKAIAIAPDNLELDQAAILSFGGATALNFLRDKGGISPGDEVLVIGAAGGVGSAAVQIAKSFGAIVTGIASTASLDMVRTLGADTVIDYTRDDPANASDAYDIILDTSGTATYAGYRASLKPGGRLLLVSASLWQLLGSVFARKSGGRKAIGGYAPERAEDLHFLADLAESRQFTPLIDRRFPLEQAAEAHAHFESRGRNGNVVITLEQA, from the coding sequence ATGAAAGCCATCACCTATCGCAACTATGGACCGCCCGCAGTCCTCACCCTGACCGACCGTCCCAAGCCTTATCCAAAGCCCGATGAGGTGCTGGTGCGGGTCCACGCCACCAGCGTCACGGCTGCGGATTATCGCGCCCGCAGCCTCGACATGCCGGCCGGCTTCGGCCTGATCGGCAGGCTGGTGTTCGGCCTGTTTCGTCCCCGCCGCCAGGTCCTCGGCGCACAATTTGCCGGCGTCGTCGAAGCCGTTGGCGCAGACGTCACAAGCTTCAAGCCCGGCGACCGGGTCTTTGCCTATCCCGGCGCTGGCTTCGGTGGTTATGCGGATTATGCCGTGATCAGCCAGACTAAGGCAATTGCCATCGCGCCCGACAACCTGGAGCTTGATCAGGCAGCCATATTGTCCTTTGGCGGCGCCACCGCGCTCAACTTCCTGCGCGACAAGGGCGGCATCAGTCCGGGCGATGAGGTTCTGGTCATCGGCGCCGCCGGTGGGGTCGGCAGCGCGGCCGTGCAGATCGCCAAATCCTTTGGCGCCATTGTTACCGGCATTGCCTCCACCGCCAGCCTCGATATGGTCCGTACCCTCGGCGCCGATACCGTTATCGACTACACACGCGATGATCCGGCAAACGCCAGCGACGCCTATGACATCATTCTCGACACCAGCGGCACCGCCACCTATGCCGGCTATCGCGCGTCGCTCAAGCCCGGCGGAAGGCTGTTGCTGGTCTCCGCCAGCCTCTGGCAATTGCTCGGCAGCGTGTTTGCCCGCAAGTCCGGAGGCCGCAAGGCCATCGGCGGCTATGCGCCCGAACGGGCCGAAGATCTGCACTTTCTGGCAGACCTCGCCGAAAGCCGACAGTTCACCCCTCTTATCGACCGGCGCTTTCCGCTCGAACAGGCAGCGGAAGCCCACGCCCATTTCGAAAGCCGGGGCCGAAACGGCAATGTGGTGATCACGCTGGAACAGGCGTGA
- a CDS encoding LysR family transcriptional regulator, with protein MDWKSVNFDWNRARAFLVTAEEGSLSAAARALGMAQPTLGRQVSALEQELGVALFERVGRGLTLTPSGLDLMDHVRAMGEAAARMSLSASGKAQAIEGTVSISASEVDSAFRLPPILAKLRQTAPGIDVEIVATNSESDLRRREADIAIRNYRPTQPNLVARKIRDIHGRIYASRFYLESIGNPATPEGFSGADFIGFNRSGEFIAAMTRFGLTLTQANFPVVSESHLVQWSHVRHGLGIGIMAADIGDAEPDVIQVLPDLDPIVIPIWLVTHREVHTSRRVRLVYDLMASELARPFAR; from the coding sequence ATGGATTGGAAATCTGTCAATTTCGACTGGAACCGGGCGCGGGCGTTTCTGGTCACTGCCGAGGAAGGTTCGCTGTCGGCCGCGGCGCGGGCGCTCGGCATGGCGCAGCCGACGCTGGGGCGTCAGGTCTCCGCACTGGAGCAGGAACTCGGGGTGGCGCTGTTCGAGCGCGTCGGGCGCGGATTGACGTTGACGCCGAGTGGGCTCGACCTGATGGATCATGTCCGCGCCATGGGCGAGGCGGCGGCGCGGATGTCGCTGTCGGCCTCGGGCAAGGCGCAGGCCATCGAGGGCACGGTGTCGATCAGCGCCAGCGAAGTCGATTCGGCCTTCAGGCTGCCGCCGATCCTCGCAAAACTCAGGCAGACGGCGCCGGGGATCGATGTCGAGATTGTCGCTACCAATTCGGAAAGCGATCTGAGACGGCGCGAGGCTGACATCGCCATCCGCAACTACCGTCCGACCCAGCCCAATCTGGTGGCGCGAAAGATCCGCGACATTCATGGCCGGATCTATGCGTCACGCTTCTATCTCGAAAGCATCGGCAATCCGGCGACACCGGAGGGATTTTCCGGAGCGGATTTCATCGGTTTCAACCGCTCCGGCGAATTCATTGCCGCCATGACCCGGTTCGGGCTGACCTTGACGCAAGCCAATTTCCCGGTCGTGTCGGAAAGCCACCTGGTGCAGTGGAGCCACGTCCGCCACGGGCTCGGAATCGGCATCATGGCCGCCGACATAGGAGACGCCGAGCCGGATGTGATTCAGGTGTTGCCAGATCTCGATCCGATCGTCATTCCGATCTGGCTGGTCACGCACCGCGAAGTACACACCAGTCGGCGGGTGCGGCTGGTATATGATCTCATGGCCAGCGAGTTGGCGCGCCCCTTTGCCAGATAA
- a CDS encoding NAD-dependent epimerase/dehydratase family protein: MTQPDYTTDHPVLVTGATGFVAGWLVKRLLEEGFTVHGAVRDPSNAKKTSHLTKLAAELPGQLKLFKADLLDQGSYAEAMAGCSVVFHTASPFTSKFEDAQRDLVDPAVKGTRNVLETAKSTDSVQRVVVTSSCASIYGDNIDVAAAPGGVLTEEVWNTTSSLSHSPYSFSKVEAETAAWDIANAQGRWQLVTINPSLVMGPTVSGDSTSESHNLVKQFGDGTLKAGAPPLEIGMVDVRDVAEAHMRAGFVKSAQGRYITSADTVSFLQAGQILRGHFGDRWPFPTRELPKWLLWLIGPLADKLLTRDFVSRNMGHPWRADHSKSERELGLQYHPINTALIEMFQQLIDTGRVKKR; encoded by the coding sequence ATGACCCAACCCGATTACACCACAGACCATCCCGTCCTTGTCACCGGGGCCACAGGATTTGTCGCGGGCTGGCTGGTCAAGCGTCTGCTCGAGGAAGGCTTTACCGTTCACGGGGCCGTCCGCGATCCTTCCAATGCTAAGAAGACCTCGCATCTGACAAAGCTGGCAGCCGAGCTTCCGGGGCAACTCAAGCTGTTCAAAGCCGATCTTCTCGATCAGGGCAGTTATGCCGAGGCCATGGCGGGCTGTTCGGTGGTGTTTCACACCGCCTCGCCATTCACCAGCAAGTTCGAGGATGCGCAGCGCGATCTCGTCGATCCGGCGGTCAAGGGCACCCGCAATGTGCTGGAGACAGCCAAGAGCACCGATAGTGTGCAGCGGGTGGTGGTGACCAGCTCCTGCGCCTCGATCTATGGCGACAATATCGATGTCGCCGCAGCGCCCGGCGGCGTCCTCACCGAAGAGGTCTGGAACACCACCTCGTCGCTGAGCCATTCGCCCTATTCCTTTTCCAAGGTGGAGGCTGAAACAGCCGCCTGGGATATTGCCAATGCGCAGGGCCGCTGGCAACTGGTCACCATCAATCCCTCGCTGGTGATGGGGCCGACCGTGTCGGGCGACTCGACTTCGGAATCACATAATCTGGTCAAGCAGTTCGGCGACGGCACCCTTAAGGCGGGCGCGCCGCCCCTGGAAATCGGCATGGTCGATGTCCGCGATGTCGCCGAAGCACATATGCGCGCTGGTTTCGTCAAGTCTGCACAGGGCCGCTACATCACCTCGGCGGATACCGTGTCCTTCCTTCAGGCGGGACAGATCCTGCGTGGCCATTTCGGCGACCGCTGGCCGTTCCCGACCCGCGAGCTGCCAAAGTGGCTGTTGTGGCTGATTGGTCCGCTGGCTGACAAGTTGCTGACGCGTGATTTTGTCTCCCGCAACATGGGTCATCCCTGGCGGGCGGATCATTCCAAGTCAGAGCGCGAACTTGGTCTTCAATATCATCCGATCAACACAGCGCTGATCGAGATGTTCCAGCAATTGATCGACACCGGCAGGGTCAAAAAGCGCTAG
- a CDS encoding MFS transporter, with amino-acid sequence MIEVLKHPIYARLFSAQVIALIGTGLLTVALGLLAYDLAGDRAGVVLGTVFAIKMIAYVGLAPVANALAGRWPRKRVLIGADMVRAAVALTLPFIDSVWQIYGLIFVLQAASATFTPAFQATIPDILPDERDYTRALSLSRLAYDLENLLSPALAGFLLIFISYHWLFGGTVVGFLGSALLVLTTPVPAIKPQAKVRPFLDRLTRGIRIYVATPRLRGLLALNLSAAAAGAFVLVNTVVMVRGEYGMGDRQVAYALAAFGGGSMLAALALPRLLDRFADRRIMVTSGFLLAGLTLGHAVYQFNLGQPGWGAFLIIWALSGLLYAAILTPSGRLLRNSAHAEDRPSLFAAQFTLSHLGWLMTYPIAGWAGSALGLPMAMAILGVIALAGALLAVAVWPADDAKVVEHEHRDLPPDHPHLRAHPVAGARHRHIFVIDDEHRAWPTHG; translated from the coding sequence ATGATAGAGGTTCTCAAGCACCCGATTTATGCCCGGCTGTTTTCGGCGCAGGTGATTGCGCTGATCGGCACCGGCTTGCTGACCGTGGCGCTGGGTCTGCTGGCCTATGATCTGGCCGGAGACCGTGCCGGCGTGGTGCTCGGCACAGTGTTTGCCATCAAGATGATCGCCTATGTCGGTCTGGCGCCGGTGGCCAATGCGCTGGCCGGCCGCTGGCCGCGCAAGCGGGTGCTGATCGGCGCCGACATGGTCCGTGCCGCCGTGGCGCTGACCTTGCCGTTTATCGATTCGGTCTGGCAGATCTACGGTCTGATTTTTGTGCTGCAGGCGGCATCAGCAACCTTCACACCGGCGTTTCAGGCGACCATCCCCGACATCCTTCCCGACGAGCGGGATTACACCCGAGCGCTGTCGCTGTCGCGGCTGGCCTATGATCTTGAAAATCTGCTGAGCCCGGCGCTGGCGGGGTTTTTGCTGATCTTCATCAGCTATCACTGGCTGTTCGGCGGCACGGTTGTCGGGTTTCTCGGGTCGGCGCTGCTGGTTCTGACGACACCGGTTCCGGCGATCAAGCCGCAGGCCAAGGTGCGGCCGTTCCTCGACCGCTTGACCCGAGGCATACGAATATATGTGGCGACGCCACGTCTGCGCGGTCTGCTGGCGCTCAACCTCAGTGCCGCGGCTGCCGGCGCCTTCGTGCTGGTCAACACGGTGGTGATGGTGCGCGGCGAGTATGGCATGGGTGATCGTCAGGTGGCTTATGCGCTGGCCGCGTTCGGCGGCGGGTCGATGCTGGCAGCGCTGGCATTGCCGCGGCTGCTGGACCGGTTTGCCGATCGCCGCATCATGGTGACGTCCGGGTTTCTGCTGGCCGGCCTGACGCTCGGGCATGCCGTCTATCAGTTCAATCTCGGACAGCCTGGCTGGGGCGCGTTTTTGATCATCTGGGCTCTAAGCGGCCTGCTCTATGCGGCGATCCTGACGCCGTCGGGGCGGCTGTTGCGCAATTCGGCGCATGCGGAGGACCGGCCGTCGCTGTTTGCTGCGCAATTCACGCTGTCGCATCTCGGCTGGCTGATGACCTATCCGATTGCCGGCTGGGCCGGCAGTGCGCTTGGTCTGCCTATGGCGATGGCGATCCTCGGGGTAATTGCGCTAGCGGGCGCCTTGCTGGCCGTGGCAGTCTGGCCGGCTGATGACGCGAAGGTGGTTGAGCATGAGCATCGGGATCTGCCGCCCGACCATCCGCATCTGCGCGCCCATCCGGTCGCCGGCGCGCGTCACCGCCATATCTTCGTCATTGATGACGAGCACCGGGCCTGGCCAACCCACGGCTAA
- a CDS encoding carboxymuconolactone decarboxylase family protein — protein MAETNWNSFIDQTNDRMAALRKAMPEQAKGLGQLAQAAIAPGALDSKTKELIALAIGITARCDGCLAFHAKAAHKYGATREEIVETIGVAVYMGGGPSMIYGAEALDVFDAVS, from the coding sequence ATGGCCGAAACCAACTGGAATTCCTTCATCGACCAGACCAATGACCGCATGGCGGCGCTGCGCAAGGCGATGCCGGAGCAAGCCAAGGGGCTTGGTCAACTGGCGCAAGCGGCGATCGCGCCCGGCGCGCTGGATTCCAAGACCAAGGAACTGATCGCGCTGGCCATCGGCATCACCGCGCGCTGTGACGGATGTCTGGCGTTTCATGCCAAGGCGGCGCACAAATATGGCGCAACCCGTGAAGAGATTGTCGAAACCATCGGGGTCGCCGTCTATATGGGTGGCGGACCCTCGATGATCTATGGTGCCGAAGCGCTGGATGTGTTCGACGCGGTCAGTTGA
- the msrA gene encoding peptide-methionine (S)-S-oxide reductase MsrA yields the protein MIRLLLSSALMTCALAIAPSNAEETGVAVFAGGCFWCVESDFDHVKGVTETTSGYIGGKADNPTYKSHVANGDREAVEIKYDPAVVTYAQLLKTFFRTVNPTDDGGQFCDRGHSYTTAVYTLNDEQADQAEAAKAEAEKLLGKNVVTAIEPPARFWPAEDYHQDFYTKSPVRYNYYRRACGRDNEVKSLWGEEANFGLAK from the coding sequence ATGATCAGACTGCTGCTATCGTCTGCCTTGATGACCTGCGCTTTGGCTATAGCACCTTCCAATGCCGAAGAGACCGGCGTTGCGGTGTTTGCCGGGGGCTGTTTCTGGTGCGTGGAATCGGATTTCGACCACGTCAAAGGCGTGACCGAAACGACATCGGGCTATATTGGCGGCAAGGCCGACAATCCGACCTACAAGTCTCATGTCGCAAATGGTGACCGGGAAGCGGTCGAGATCAAATATGATCCCGCTGTCGTCACCTATGCGCAGCTGCTCAAGACCTTCTTCCGGACCGTCAATCCGACCGATGATGGCGGACAGTTCTGTGATCGCGGCCACAGCTACACGACAGCTGTATACACCCTGAATGACGAGCAGGCGGATCAGGCCGAGGCGGCAAAGGCGGAAGCTGAAAAACTGCTTGGCAAGAATGTGGTCACCGCCATCGAGCCACCCGCAAGATTCTGGCCTGCGGAAGACTATCATCAGGACTTTTACACAAAGAGCCCGGTGCGCTACAATTACTACCGCCGAGCTTGCGGTCGCGACAACGAAGTCAAGTCCCTGTGGGGCGAAGAGGCGAATTTCGGCCTGGCCAAGTAA
- a CDS encoding protease inhibitor Inh/omp19 family protein gives MKMHTLLVAVAVATVLGGCQRTSFGGLNTQQRPAPLMPAPVGGVQSGQLAPPTMPAQTEFPTAPTAPDASTTAPQVAAANAPELTREALIGRWSAGTGGTTCDVFLSLTKWTGGYRAASRGCVGSAAAISAWDVQGKQVILADSSGNQVARLYQSANERYDGSTSSGQPISLSR, from the coding sequence ATGAAAATGCACACCTTGCTGGTCGCAGTCGCTGTTGCCACAGTGCTTGGCGGATGCCAGCGGACATCATTCGGCGGTCTGAATACCCAGCAGCGGCCAGCCCCCTTGATGCCAGCGCCTGTGGGTGGCGTCCAATCGGGCCAGCTCGCGCCTCCGACGATGCCAGCGCAGACTGAATTTCCGACCGCGCCGACCGCACCGGATGCGTCGACGACGGCTCCGCAGGTTGCTGCGGCAAACGCTCCCGAGCTGACGCGCGAGGCTCTGATCGGCCGCTGGTCAGCGGGAACCGGTGGAACAACCTGTGATGTTTTCCTGTCGCTGACCAAATGGACCGGCGGCTATCGCGCAGCTTCGCGCGGTTGCGTCGGCAGTGCTGCGGCCATCTCGGCGTGGGACGTGCAGGGCAAACAGGTGATCCTGGCCGATTCAAGCGGAAATCAGGTTGCCCGGCTCTACCAGTCGGCAAACGAGCGCTATGATGGATCGACGTCATCGGGTCAGCCGATTTCGCTTTCCCGCTAA